A genomic window from Bacillus sp. BGMRC 2118 includes:
- a CDS encoding class I SAM-dependent methyltransferase, whose protein sequence is MDTTKQNSEAWDQKVEEGSRWTKRVSSEEIQKSKNGEWSICVTTEKVVPRQWFPSSMKGLKILCLASGGGQQGPILAAAGADVTVTDISRKQLEQDEYVAERDNIQLETIQADMTDLRDFEDETFDIIVHPVSNLFVKDVHQVWKEASRVMKPNGVLISGFTNPLLFIFDDNEERKGNLDVKHKVPSSTLDYLKEDEVEHYIRTNQTIEYAHTLEDQIQGQIDAGFVITGFYEDDFGGTRVLDQYIQTFMATRAVKISL, encoded by the coding sequence ATGGATACTACGAAACAAAACAGTGAAGCTTGGGACCAAAAGGTAGAGGAGGGATCCCGCTGGACGAAAAGGGTAAGCTCTGAGGAGATACAGAAAAGTAAAAACGGAGAATGGAGTATTTGTGTGACAACAGAAAAAGTGGTACCACGACAATGGTTTCCATCATCAATGAAAGGGCTAAAAATTCTCTGTCTTGCTTCTGGCGGTGGTCAACAAGGTCCTATATTAGCAGCAGCCGGCGCAGATGTTACAGTTACTGATATCTCAAGAAAACAACTTGAACAAGATGAATATGTGGCAGAACGAGACAACATACAACTAGAAACAATTCAAGCTGATATGACAGATTTACGTGACTTTGAAGATGAAACGTTTGATATCATTGTTCATCCTGTTTCTAATTTATTTGTTAAGGATGTCCACCAAGTTTGGAAGGAAGCATCACGTGTAATGAAGCCAAACGGGGTATTGATTTCTGGATTTACAAATCCATTATTGTTTATATTTGATGATAACGAAGAAAGAAAAGGAAATCTAGATGTTAAGCATAAAGTACCCTCATCTACGTTGGATTATCTGAAAGAGGACGAAGTTGAACATTACATAAGAACAAACCAAACAATAGAATATGCTCATACACTAGAGGATCAAATACAAGGACAAATAGATGCTGGATTTGTCATAACTGGATTTTACGAAGATGATTTTGGAGGGACTCGAGTCCTTGATCAATATATCCAAACGTTTATGGCAACACGGGCAGTGAAAATCTCCCTATAA
- a CDS encoding SRPBCC family protein, whose protein sequence is MPSEIYSVNVDAPIQSVWSFVSKMDQWAPLVPGYITHEILSDKESTWKFKSDIGIMKKKVHLKVDITNWSEPTKVTFNLTGINEKFTGHGFFEAQSLTDQTTRMTGSLTINAQGAMAKMVNSILQSTVPEMTRQLTESVAARIEELQSTPTR, encoded by the coding sequence ATGCCAAGTGAGATATATAGTGTGAATGTGGATGCTCCCATACAAAGTGTTTGGAGTTTTGTTTCTAAGATGGACCAGTGGGCACCTTTAGTACCAGGCTATATTACACATGAAATACTTAGTGATAAAGAATCAACATGGAAGTTCAAAAGCGACATCGGTATAATGAAAAAGAAAGTACACCTAAAGGTCGATATTACAAATTGGTCTGAACCTACAAAAGTTACGTTTAACTTGACAGGGATTAACGAGAAATTTACAGGTCATGGTTTTTTTGAAGCACAATCACTGACAGATCAGACAACACGTATGACCGGCAGTTTAACCATTAACGCACAAGGTGCGATGGCGAAGATGGTAAATTCTATCTTACAGTCTACTGTACCAGAAATGACGAGACAATTAACGGAGTCAGTCGCTGCTAGAATTGAAGAATTGCAATCTACACCAACTAGATAG
- a CDS encoding RNA methyltransferase, with protein sequence MQQKSKYIYTYASRVEELSLCELELRTIFEKEIETTTFISEISFDVSRSPFMRERIDIIVEADSYDELLEMVKNIPVTTKTYKTIFVRHDELENKIGLNQRRRIEREIGMNIPGDVHMDHPDHYYGIVYFDQKWFVGNYHKNEAVWLRHQTKPNSYSTALNTRVARAVVNIAVPSIVNKKVIDPCCGIGTVLVEGLSMGVDIVGSDRNPLILQGTRENIAHFGYKTDVKYLDIRDVTEQYDAAIIDMPYNLCSVISSQEQLEMLSSARRFTNRIVIITIENIDSIIRDAGFTIMDRCVLKKGRLDRQIIVCE encoded by the coding sequence ATGCAGCAGAAGTCAAAGTATATTTATACATATGCAAGCCGAGTTGAGGAACTTTCGTTATGTGAACTTGAGCTCCGTACAATCTTTGAAAAGGAAATTGAAACAACTACATTCATTAGTGAGATCTCCTTTGATGTTAGTCGTAGCCCGTTTATGCGTGAAAGAATTGATATAATAGTTGAAGCTGATAGTTATGATGAATTATTGGAGATGGTCAAGAACATCCCAGTTACTACAAAAACGTATAAAACGATCTTTGTTAGACATGATGAATTAGAAAATAAGATAGGTTTGAATCAACGCCGGAGAATAGAGAGGGAAATTGGGATGAACATTCCTGGTGACGTTCACATGGATCATCCTGATCATTATTATGGTATAGTTTATTTCGATCAAAAGTGGTTTGTCGGGAATTACCATAAAAATGAGGCTGTTTGGCTTAGGCACCAAACAAAACCGAATAGTTATTCCACTGCCCTAAATACACGGGTTGCAAGAGCAGTTGTGAATATTGCTGTACCCTCTATTGTAAATAAAAAAGTGATTGATCCTTGTTGCGGCATTGGAACAGTCTTAGTAGAAGGATTGAGTATGGGTGTTGATATCGTAGGAAGTGATCGTAATCCACTAATTTTACAAGGTACAAGAGAAAATATTGCTCATTTTGGATATAAGACCGATGTGAAATACCTTGATATCCGGGATGTAACAGAACAATATGATGCTGCTATTATTGATATGCCTTATAATTTATGTTCAGTTATCTCATCACAAGAACAATTAGAAATGTTATCAAGTGCAAGAAGATTTACAAATAGAATTGTTATCATTACGATTGAAAACATTGATTCAATTATTAGGGATGCTGGTTTTACGATTATGGATCGCTGTGTTCTAAAGAAAGGTAGATTAGACAGACAAATTATTGTTTGTGAGTAA
- a CDS encoding FAD-binding protein, translating into MYEIVVIGAGPAGASAAIFAAKAGKKTLLVDNDKSITKRAWVENHFGVMETTGPDLVEIGKKQATKFGAELVEATVTNIVKGDNGFTVETDGQSYEAKHVILATGLLADLAEQIGLTTKPGSEPRIPKNVQVDVNGKTEIDGIWAAGTIAGVSVHTIITAGDGAKVAINVISELNGERYVDHDVLKS; encoded by the coding sequence ATGTATGAAATCGTGGTCATTGGAGCAGGTCCAGCAGGAGCTAGTGCCGCTATATTCGCGGCAAAGGCAGGTAAAAAAACGTTATTAGTAGATAATGACAAGTCAATTACAAAGCGTGCTTGGGTAGAAAACCACTTTGGAGTTATGGAAACAACGGGGCCAGATTTAGTTGAAATTGGTAAAAAACAGGCAACAAAATTTGGTGCAGAGCTAGTTGAAGCGACTGTGACTAATATTGTTAAAGGTGATAATGGATTTACCGTTGAAACTGATGGACAATCGTATGAAGCGAAACATGTAATTTTAGCAACAGGACTTTTAGCTGATTTGGCTGAGCAAATTGGCTTAACAACAAAGCCTGGTTCAGAACCGAGAATTCCTAAAAATGTTCAAGTAGATGTAAACGGTAAAACTGAAATTGATGGTATTTGGGCAGCTGGTACAATTGCAGGTGTAAGTGTACATACCATCATTACTGCAGGTGATGGTGCTAAAGTAGCAATTAATGTTATCAGTGAATTAAATGGTGAAAGATACGTTGATCATGATGTATTAAAATCATAA
- a CDS encoding DUF421 domain-containing protein, with the protein MPDWIEISVRALLFILALFILTKLLGKKQISEISFFEYISGITIGSIASEVIMKLEANIFNGLIGIFVFGFVTVLVDLLSIKSKKFREIAEGKATVFIQDGKILDKNLRKERYSLDELNTLLRKKDVFNFADVEFAVLEPSGELTVLLKKENRPVTLKDLKISTTPEKEPQTVVMDGEIIHSSLLAAGKNLRWLHTELEKLKVTIKEIFLAQVDSFGVLTIDFYDDHHIGADTSNEKDPLISLLKKCETELKHLAIQTKTEAEKRLYDENHQKLDTIISALSPYLKR; encoded by the coding sequence ATGCCAGATTGGATCGAAATATCGGTAAGAGCACTCCTGTTTATTTTGGCCCTCTTCATACTCACTAAGTTACTAGGTAAAAAACAAATATCTGAGATTTCATTCTTTGAATATATATCAGGAATAACAATCGGAAGTATTGCATCTGAAGTTATCATGAAACTAGAGGCAAATATTTTTAATGGTTTAATCGGAATTTTTGTCTTTGGTTTTGTGACCGTACTTGTCGATCTTCTATCCATTAAGAGTAAAAAGTTTCGAGAAATAGCAGAAGGAAAAGCAACTGTATTTATCCAAGATGGGAAAATATTGGATAAAAATTTAAGGAAAGAACGATATTCATTGGATGAATTAAACACCCTACTTCGGAAGAAAGATGTATTTAATTTTGCAGATGTAGAATTTGCTGTACTAGAACCGAGTGGGGAACTAACTGTATTGTTAAAAAAAGAGAACAGACCAGTAACGTTGAAGGACTTGAAAATTAGCACAACTCCGGAAAAAGAACCACAAACTGTTGTAATGGATGGTGAAATCATTCACTCCTCATTACTTGCAGCTGGAAAAAATCTACGTTGGTTACATACAGAGTTAGAAAAATTGAAGGTGACTATAAAGGAAATCTTCCTTGCCCAAGTTGATTCATTTGGTGTTTTAACGATTGATTTTTACGATGACCACCACATTGGTGCAGATACTTCAAATGAAAAAGATCCTTTAATTTCCTTGTTAAAAAAATGCGAAACAGAATTAAAGCATTTGGCTATACAAACCAAAACAGAAGCAGAAAAAAGATTATATGATGAAAATCATCAAAAGCTAGATACTATTATTTCAGCATTATCACCTTATTTAAAGAGATAA
- a CDS encoding rhodanese-related sulfurtransferase, which produces MNPTNYRVLLYYMYVTIENPEEFTVQHLKFCKELELKGRILIASEGINGTVSGTIKQTDQYMKTMKEDPRFADMVFKIDEADSHAFKKMHVRHRNELVTLRLEDDINPNVITGNYLSPQEFYEAMNEPDTVVIDARNDYEYEIGHFRGAVKPDIKNFRELPDWIQSNREMFEGKKILTYCTGGIRCEKFSGWLREEGFEDVSQLHGGIVTYGKDPEAQGKLWDGQCYVFDERISVPINQTEHVIVGRDHFTGEPCERYVNCANPECNKKIITSEENEHKHLRGCTHECRVHLRNRYVIEHNLSEQQVKERLALLDEEVVRS; this is translated from the coding sequence ATGAATCCAACTAACTATAGAGTATTACTCTACTATATGTATGTTACAATTGAGAATCCTGAGGAATTTACAGTTCAACATTTAAAATTTTGTAAAGAGCTCGAATTAAAGGGACGAATCTTAATAGCAAGTGAAGGGATTAATGGAACGGTATCAGGTACAATCAAGCAAACGGACCAGTACATGAAAACGATGAAGGAAGATCCTCGATTTGCAGATATGGTGTTTAAAATTGATGAAGCTGATTCACACGCATTTAAAAAGATGCATGTCAGACATAGAAATGAGTTAGTAACGCTCAGACTTGAGGATGATATCAATCCAAATGTCATAACAGGAAATTACCTTAGTCCACAGGAGTTTTATGAAGCAATGAATGAACCTGATACGGTTGTCATTGATGCAAGAAATGATTATGAATACGAAATCGGTCATTTTCGTGGTGCGGTAAAACCAGATATAAAAAACTTCCGTGAATTACCTGATTGGATACAAAGCAATCGTGAAATGTTTGAAGGGAAAAAAATCCTCACTTATTGCACGGGTGGTATTCGTTGTGAAAAATTCTCTGGATGGTTACGAGAAGAGGGGTTTGAGGATGTTTCTCAACTTCATGGTGGAATCGTAACGTACGGAAAGGACCCTGAAGCACAAGGAAAGCTCTGGGATGGACAGTGCTATGTGTTTGATGAGCGTATTAGCGTCCCGATAAATCAAACAGAGCATGTAATTGTAGGTAGAGATCATTTCACAGGAGAGCCATGTGAGCGTTATGTAAACTGTGCGAACCCTGAGTGTAATAAGAAAATCATTACATCAGAAGAAAATGAACACAAGCACTTACGTGGTTGTACACATGAATGCCGAGTTCATCTTAGAAACCGTTATGTTATTGAACATAACTTGAGTGAACAGCAAGTAAAAGAGAGACTAGCACTATTAGATGAAGAAGTAGTTCGTTCATAG
- a CDS encoding pirin family protein, with amino-acid sequence MLERKVREHWYVKYEEMGFPSIQKGWVLPLDRWHDFDPFILMAEDWFKRGTFSDHPHRGFQTVTYVVDGRLEHIDNAGGRDILEPGDVQYMNAGWAARHAEEGVEDDIAHTLQLWLNLPKALKNTKTSYQNVYSEDAPVVTVEGGSVRVFSGDIAGVKGPMNSLVPITLSEITLSNGATYNHQLPETHNAFLYVLSGEVTIGENEVNLKKHGVATLSFNENGHGDKRSNLVLKSTSRRTKLLVYSGTPIREEIVPYGPFVMNTMEEIREAYRDFQQGKFGPPAV; translated from the coding sequence ATGTTAGAACGAAAAGTTAGAGAGCATTGGTATGTAAAGTATGAAGAAATGGGATTTCCGTCTATACAAAAAGGATGGGTGTTACCATTAGATAGATGGCATGACTTTGATCCGTTCATTTTAATGGCAGAAGATTGGTTTAAGCGCGGTACATTTTCAGATCATCCTCACAGAGGTTTTCAAACTGTAACATATGTAGTGGATGGCCGTTTGGAACACATTGATAATGCTGGAGGACGAGATATTCTAGAACCAGGTGATGTACAGTATATGAATGCTGGATGGGCTGCAAGACATGCTGAAGAAGGAGTAGAGGATGATATTGCCCATACACTTCAATTATGGCTCAACCTGCCTAAGGCATTAAAAAATACGAAAACTAGTTATCAAAATGTTTACAGTGAGGATGCACCCGTAGTGACAGTTGAAGGTGGTTCAGTAAGAGTATTTTCTGGTGATATTGCTGGAGTGAAGGGCCCAATGAATTCACTAGTTCCCATCACCTTGTCTGAAATTACTTTGTCAAATGGTGCCACATATAATCATCAATTACCGGAAACACATAATGCATTTTTATATGTTTTGTCAGGAGAAGTAACAATTGGTGAAAATGAAGTGAATCTTAAAAAACATGGAGTGGCGACTTTATCGTTTAATGAAAATGGACATGGTGATAAACGAAGCAATCTTGTGTTGAAATCTACTAGCAGGAGAACGAAATTACTCGTTTATTCAGGTACACCAATACGCGAAGAAATTGTTCCGTATGGTCCGTTTGTCATGAACACGATGGAAGAAATAAGAGAAGCTTATCGTGACTTCCAACAAGGTAAATTTGGACCTCCTGCCGTTTAA
- a CDS encoding endolytic transglycosylase MltG → MDTKQMRSFAAGLVVASSFIGAIYFLSDTNLRAEQKVDELSVEDMKSMLAEEGYLIYTDEEMQTQLASNQVEEKTESPEDTEMESTETSAPVTEPTEATEPEPEPEPEAVTQTVLNVTEGMTSFDVGKVLVDLKITDTAMGFVLEVDKRGVANKLRLGTYTLTSDMTVDQVIATVFK, encoded by the coding sequence ATGGATACGAAGCAAATGAGAAGCTTTGCTGCAGGGTTGGTTGTGGCAAGCTCTTTTATTGGTGCCATCTATTTTCTAAGTGATACAAATTTGCGGGCTGAACAAAAAGTCGATGAATTATCAGTAGAAGATATGAAATCAATGTTAGCTGAAGAAGGCTACCTCATATATACGGATGAGGAGATGCAGACACAACTAGCTTCAAACCAAGTAGAAGAAAAGACTGAGTCTCCAGAAGATACCGAGATGGAATCAACTGAAACATCCGCTCCTGTTACGGAGCCAACAGAAGCAACAGAGCCAGAACCAGAACCAGAACCTGAAGCAGTTACTCAAACCGTCCTTAATGTCACAGAAGGCATGACGAGTTTTGATGTAGGTAAAGTTCTAGTTGATTTGAAAATTACCGATACAGCAATGGGATTCGTACTGGAAGTAGACAAGAGAGGTGTAGCAAACAAGCTGCGTCTTGGAACATACACCCTTACTAGTGATATGACAGTTGATCAGGTTATTGCAACTGTATTTAAGTAA
- a CDS encoding patatin-like phospholipase family protein, with product MKMLCIDGGGIRGVFAISILKEIEKDVGKPINQLVDCISGTSTGSIIAASCALEIEMSKVLEGYQNYGQKIFVQQAKVGLFRSVYSSESLRKYLQQEFKEITLKDIQHPLLIPAVDLSHGKPFVYRSNYGNLEQEDDNVLLWDAVLSSCSAPIYFEPNNIKNEYLSIDGGLWANNPSLVCMTEAIHYFNIPMNDINILSIGTGQQKIDFTIEKKLDWGINKWLPFTLPSMKVTPKLLDLALHLSSESVSYHCKLLLNDRYLRVNAELGEEVPFDELESVQHLIDLGKQYYSSRKEEILQFLS from the coding sequence ATGAAAATGCTATGTATTGATGGTGGAGGAATTCGAGGTGTGTTTGCCATCTCAATATTAAAGGAAATAGAAAAAGATGTGGGCAAACCAATTAACCAATTGGTTGATTGCATATCGGGTACTAGCACGGGTTCCATTATCGCTGCTTCTTGTGCTTTAGAGATTGAGATGAGCAAGGTGCTTGAAGGCTATCAGAACTATGGACAAAAGATTTTCGTACAGCAAGCTAAAGTCGGCTTATTTCGTAGTGTATACAGCAGTGAATCTTTACGTAAATACTTACAGCAGGAATTCAAGGAAATAACTCTGAAAGATATACAGCATCCTTTATTAATACCGGCTGTTGATTTGAGCCATGGGAAACCATTTGTATACAGATCAAACTACGGAAATCTAGAGCAGGAAGATGACAACGTATTACTATGGGACGCCGTGTTATCTTCCTGTTCAGCTCCCATCTATTTTGAACCAAATAATATTAAAAATGAATATTTATCAATTGATGGTGGCCTGTGGGCAAACAACCCTTCACTCGTTTGTATGACCGAAGCTATTCACTACTTTAACATTCCAATGAATGATATTAACATCTTATCAATAGGCACAGGACAACAAAAAATAGATTTTACAATTGAGAAAAAACTTGATTGGGGCATTAATAAATGGTTGCCTTTTACCTTACCTTCCATGAAGGTCACACCAAAATTATTAGATTTGGCACTTCACCTGTCATCTGAATCTGTTTCGTATCATTGTAAATTGCTCCTCAACGATCGATATTTACGAGTTAATGCAGAGTTAGGTGAAGAAGTTCCATTTGATGAGCTTGAATCGGTACAGCATCTAATAGATTTAGGGAAACAGTACTATTCATCCCGGAAAGAAGAAATACTACAGTTTTTATCATAA
- a CDS encoding DUF1450 domain-containing protein gives MGIIVVEICDGSLIKQVDIESIIESEFPEVAVIESSCLSFCGMCARSPYAIVNGKRIFAKTVEECLELIRNRIKEELELYSL, from the coding sequence ATGGGAATTATTGTTGTAGAGATCTGTGATGGTAGTTTAATAAAGCAAGTAGATATTGAGAGTATTATAGAATCGGAGTTCCCTGAGGTAGCCGTGATTGAAAGCAGCTGTTTATCCTTCTGTGGTATGTGCGCCAGAAGTCCTTATGCGATTGTAAATGGGAAGCGGATTTTCGCTAAGACTGTAGAGGAATGCCTTGAATTAATCCGAAATCGAATTAAAGAAGAACTAGAACTATATTCACTTTAA
- a CDS encoding flavoprotein, which translates to MYDSFETTLEGYLHAWRSSSLLELQKYIAEDYSAREVSQGEIIDFGYEQSIAGWEQGFQFVNENDGQWILEQISILPLKDDERMVIISATIELERKPIETANLFFQTFKKVNHSKWMLVRSYIEAGIQRQKNSGFTIIDLD; encoded by the coding sequence ATATATGATTCTTTTGAAACGACTCTAGAAGGTTATTTACATGCTTGGAGGTCCTCTTCATTGCTAGAATTACAGAAATACATAGCTGAAGATTATAGTGCCAGAGAAGTTTCGCAAGGAGAAATAATTGATTTTGGTTATGAACAGTCTATTGCAGGGTGGGAACAAGGTTTTCAGTTTGTAAATGAAAATGATGGTCAATGGATTCTGGAACAAATCTCCATTCTTCCGTTGAAGGATGATGAGAGAATGGTTATTATTTCAGCAACAATAGAACTTGAACGAAAACCAATTGAAACGGCTAATTTATTTTTTCAAACATTTAAAAAGGTCAATCATTCAAAATGGATGTTGGTTCGAAGTTATATTGAAGCAGGTATTCAGCGTCAGAAGAATAGTGGGTTCACCATTATAGATTTAGATTAA
- a CDS encoding methyl-accepting chemotaxis protein: MKLNIRTKLLSGFMLVLMLMLAVSAVSFLKMNGMGEKTNEIDGNWMPSVTLLGNLNGDVSDIQRLLLKYVLEQDQEEMNKLSSEIEETDQNIRKTIAEYEPLITGDEEKELFTAFVTNYDAYTQNFTSILNYGRMNNFEKANEVQKEANPKWEEANTKINELIIFNQNGAKKATDESVAINKSGIAMISALSIVALLLGVAIALIISHIISKPLIMMSKVAEQIGNGDLTADEINVKNKDEIGDLAKTINTMTQNLRTLIEQVGLTAEQVAASSEELTASSEQTTHATEQVAVTMQEVTAGVDKQVKSVEETKTTIQELSIGINQISTNANQVSTTASTASEKAAEGGEVIKTAVKQMNSISSTVNGLGDVVKGLGEQSKEIGNILSVITGIAEQTNLLALNAAIEAARAGEHGRGFAVVADEVRKLAEQSASSAGQISELIASIQSETNKAVISMESATKEVQDGIEVVNTAGMSFNLINDSIHEVNSQIQEVSSSVEQMAAGTEQMVQSMSLISEVAAESAAGTQEVAAATEEQLASMEEISSSANSLSKMAENLQELISKFKV, encoded by the coding sequence TTGAAGTTAAATATTAGAACCAAGTTACTTAGTGGTTTTATGTTAGTGTTAATGTTAATGCTAGCCGTAAGTGCAGTCTCATTCCTGAAGATGAACGGCATGGGTGAAAAAACAAATGAGATAGATGGAAACTGGATGCCTAGTGTAACACTTCTTGGAAATTTAAACGGAGATGTATCCGATATTCAACGTTTATTATTAAAGTATGTTTTAGAACAAGATCAAGAAGAAATGAATAAACTCAGCAGTGAGATTGAAGAAACTGATCAGAACATCAGAAAAACGATTGCGGAATATGAACCACTAATTACAGGTGATGAGGAAAAAGAATTATTTACTGCCTTCGTCACAAACTATGATGCTTATACTCAGAACTTTACATCAATTTTGAACTATGGAAGAATGAACAACTTTGAAAAAGCGAATGAAGTACAAAAAGAGGCAAATCCAAAATGGGAGGAAGCAAATACTAAGATTAATGAACTGATTATTTTCAATCAAAATGGCGCGAAAAAAGCTACGGATGAATCAGTTGCCATAAATAAGTCTGGAATTGCAATGATATCAGCCTTATCTATAGTAGCACTTCTACTTGGAGTTGCGATAGCCCTTATCATCTCTCATATTATCTCTAAACCTTTAATTATGATGAGTAAAGTGGCTGAACAAATCGGGAATGGAGATTTAACGGCTGACGAGATAAACGTGAAAAATAAAGATGAAATTGGTGACTTAGCAAAGACGATCAATACAATGACGCAAAATCTTCGTACATTAATTGAGCAAGTTGGCCTAACAGCCGAACAAGTTGCAGCATCATCAGAAGAATTAACAGCTAGCTCAGAACAGACAACTCATGCAACTGAACAAGTGGCTGTAACGATGCAAGAAGTTACAGCAGGGGTTGATAAGCAAGTGAAAAGTGTTGAAGAAACAAAAACAACCATTCAAGAACTTTCCATTGGAATCAACCAAATATCTACAAATGCCAACCAAGTGTCAACAACTGCTTCAACTGCGTCTGAAAAAGCAGCTGAAGGTGGAGAAGTGATTAAGACAGCTGTGAAACAGATGAATTCGATTTCAAGTACAGTAAACGGACTTGGAGATGTAGTCAAGGGATTAGGTGAACAATCAAAAGAGATTGGAAACATACTCTCTGTTATTACAGGAATTGCTGAACAAACGAATTTACTAGCCCTAAATGCAGCGATTGAAGCAGCTAGAGCTGGAGAACACGGAAGAGGCTTTGCTGTCGTAGCCGATGAAGTACGTAAGCTGGCAGAACAATCAGCATCTTCTGCTGGACAAATATCAGAGTTAATTGCTTCAATTCAAAGTGAAACAAATAAAGCTGTTATATCAATGGAATCTGCTACAAAAGAAGTTCAAGATGGAATTGAAGTTGTCAATACAGCGGGTATGTCTTTTAATCTTATTAATGATTCTATCCATGAAGTGAACTCGCAGATACAAGAAGTATCTTCTTCCGTTGAACAAATGGCTGCAGGTACAGAACAAATGGTTCAATCCATGAGTCTCATTTCTGAGGTTGCGGCTGAATCTGCTGCTGGTACTCAGGAAGTTGCAGCAGCTACTGAGGAACAGTTAGCTTCAATGGAGGAGATTTCTTCTTCGGCAAATTCATTATCTAAAATGGCAGAGAATTTACAAGAATTGATTAGTAAGTTCAAAGTATAA
- a CDS encoding ferritin encodes MNEELQKLMNNLIQIGHISTTLYLAMSAYMGKLNYTGMANWLRLQSDEERTHLLTLIDYVVNKDGTVVLSGLPAQPSDFGSPLETFQKVLAHEQFVTNAYRKAYEYVLQVDPQAAVIVQDFLREQIDEEAQSQTIVNRLKLAGDNPSALLLIDQELSQRQAVIPPAVV; translated from the coding sequence TTGAATGAAGAACTTCAGAAACTCATGAATAACTTAATTCAGATTGGGCATATTTCAACAACTTTATACCTAGCGATGTCTGCATATATGGGCAAGCTAAATTATACAGGTATGGCAAACTGGTTGCGATTACAATCGGACGAAGAAAGAACGCATCTACTTACATTAATTGATTATGTAGTGAATAAGGATGGAACTGTTGTATTAAGTGGCCTTCCAGCTCAACCAAGTGATTTTGGTTCACCACTGGAGACGTTTCAGAAAGTGTTAGCTCATGAACAATTTGTAACGAATGCATATCGCAAAGCCTATGAATATGTTTTACAAGTAGATCCACAAGCTGCTGTTATCGTTCAAGATTTTCTAAGGGAACAAATTGATGAGGAAGCACAGAGTCAAACCATTGTGAATCGGCTAAAATTAGCCGGAGATAATCCATCTGCACTATTACTAATTGATCAAGAACTCAGTCAAAGGCAAGCGGTAATTCCACCTGCAGTCGTCTAG